A region of uncultured Desulfobacter sp. DNA encodes the following proteins:
- a CDS encoding dihydrodipicolinate synthase family protein, giving the protein MERYNYDELRRRISGPVYPVPPAFTSDGNLDLDAVGEYVKFLCREGANALMVTAGTSRLNLLSPEEIIALNRKVTEESKENILVIAGTPPYGSIQVALEIIDAAQQDNCDGALVYFPDRHYSDDSVFSYYLKISEMTDMPLLAHGHLLPRGCGGGSVPYSFDLCSKLTTIDSLVGMKEELEDESLRYSIASRLSDRMPLIVAGGSMRKFLACANFGVKSWLTGIGNFVPMIEEKFWEAWQNKDHESCLDIIDNTETPFFNIAFELGWHRAMRAALEIMGLMPGHERVPLSRIDEEGKQKLMLVMKDLGWL; this is encoded by the coding sequence ATGGAAAGATATAATTACGATGAATTAAGACGCAGAATATCCGGCCCTGTATATCCTGTTCCACCAGCGTTTACATCTGATGGTAATTTAGACTTGGACGCAGTTGGTGAATATGTAAAATTTCTTTGCAGAGAAGGAGCCAATGCACTCATGGTGACCGCAGGTACCAGTCGCCTTAATCTTCTCTCGCCAGAAGAAATCATAGCACTAAATCGAAAGGTCACGGAAGAATCCAAAGAGAATATCTTAGTTATTGCCGGAACGCCACCTTATGGATCAATTCAAGTGGCATTGGAAATTATTGACGCTGCCCAACAAGATAATTGTGATGGCGCTCTGGTCTATTTCCCTGATAGGCACTACTCGGACGACTCTGTTTTTTCATATTATTTGAAGATATCAGAGATGACGGATATGCCGTTACTTGCCCACGGCCACCTGTTGCCCCGGGGGTGTGGCGGTGGTTCGGTGCCATATTCATTTGATTTGTGTTCCAAATTGACCACGATAGATTCCCTTGTGGGCATGAAGGAAGAGCTGGAAGATGAAAGCCTGCGTTATTCGATTGCGTCCCGGCTCTCAGACAGGATGCCGCTGATCGTGGCGGGGGGGAGCATGCGCAAATTTTTAGCCTGCGCCAATTTTGGTGTCAAATCCTGGCTAACCGGTATTGGAAACTTTGTACCCATGATTGAAGAGAAATTCTGGGAAGCCTGGCAAAATAAAGACCATGAATCTTGCTTAGATATCATTGATAATACCGAAACCCCCTTTTTTAATATCGCGTTTGAATTGGGATGGCATCGTGCTATGCGGGCTGCTTTGGAGATCATGGGGTTGATGCCGGGTCATGAACGCGTTCCACTTAGTCGAATAGATGAGGAAGGCAAACAAAAACTTATGCTTGTAATGAAGGACCTTGGCTGGTTGTGA
- a CDS encoding acylneuraminate cytidylyltransferase family protein has translation MEEKPEIIAIIPARGGSKGLYKKNIRLLNGKPLIAYTIASALKCKNITKTLVSTEDNEIAEISKAFNAEVPFLRPRELAMDKSSIGLSMEYTLKRLEDEYSYVPDILVELYPTSPFRTASMMNKLTNILLDGVSSVKTVVSVPADLQYYYQSNKNKLRRLKSTNCFPDEIMNSYFFRMISLFYGRRLRGGKQVMHMETIENPIMKLDIDYLSDFEIAEKIIEDDLFNFDE, from the coding sequence TTGGAAGAAAAACCAGAAATAATAGCAATTATTCCGGCGCGTGGTGGTTCTAAGGGCTTGTATAAAAAAAACATTCGTCTTCTAAATGGCAAACCGCTTATTGCTTATACCATTGCTTCCGCGTTAAAATGTAAAAATATAACAAAAACGTTAGTAAGCACGGAAGACAATGAAATTGCTGAAATATCCAAAGCCTTTAATGCTGAGGTTCCGTTTTTACGACCCCGTGAATTGGCGATGGATAAGTCTTCGATTGGGTTGAGTATGGAATACACACTAAAGCGGTTGGAAGATGAATATAGTTATGTTCCTGATATTCTGGTTGAACTCTATCCGACTAGTCCATTTAGAACCGCCAGTATGATGAACAAACTGACAAATATTCTTTTGGATGGTGTAAGCTCCGTAAAAACAGTAGTCTCAGTACCGGCAGACTTGCAATACTACTATCAGAGTAATAAGAATAAATTGCGGCGGTTAAAATCGACAAATTGTTTTCCAGATGAGATAATGAATTCATACTTTTTTAGAATGATCAGTCTGTTTTATGGGCGGAGACTGCGTGGTGGAAAACAGGTGATGCATATGGAGACCATAGAAAATCCAATCATGAAACTTGATATTGACTATCTTTCGGATTTCGAGATAGCTGAAAAGATAATAGAAGATGATTTGTTTAACTTTGATGAATGA